Genomic DNA from Hypomesus transpacificus isolate Combined female chromosome 19, fHypTra1, whole genome shotgun sequence:
GTTCTACATGTCTGGACTAGATCTTCAACCTCCCTCAGAGAACTACAATATCACATCCAAAAACGACATTCTCCAGCTCTCAGGAGGTTCTCCTGACTTCTGTGGCTGCAGTGGGAGTTTGTCAGagagtacttttttttttttttacgaagggGGAAGAGTTGATACAGGCTTCATACACTGACAGATGTTTCTGAATCAAATCAACATGGAAGGGGTGGCTACTCAGTCTGGACGACATCAATACATTTGAGAAGTCTGCTCAAGGAGAAACTAGGGTTTTCATTGATCCGAAATGTcctattcaaaaacagaaagaAATGTTAAGTGCATTCCAGCCACCTGGGTGAACAACTACAGAACAATCTGCACGAATGGAGCTGAGTCATCAGATTCATGCTGAAGCCTGCGATACAGCACCTGTCCATACCCATATCGAAAATCAACACGGGGTCACGTTCATATGCAACAAACCCTTCCTGAGAGGGCAAAGCTATTTTCTTGAAACAAACAGGGATCGGACAAAATTATCTGAAGTCACTGTGATTTCACTACTGATCTGAAAACAATCATCCCCTCAGAGCTGTTGTGTGTTCTTCATCGCCGAgtgggaggacaggaagtgaacgCCAGGGCTGAGGGGCGGCGCaggggggacaggaagtgaacgCCAGGGCTGAGGGGCGGcgcagggaggacaggaagtgaacgCCAGGGCTGAGGGGCGGcgcagggaggacaggaagtgaacgCCAGGGCTGAGGGGCGCCGCaggggggacaggaagtgaacgCCAGGGCTGAGGGGCGGCGCaggggggacaggaagtgaacgCCAGGGCTGAGGGGCGGCGCaggggggacaggaagtgaacaCCAGGGCTGAGTGGCAGCGTGTTTGCCAGTTGTCAACGTTGTTCACTCAGTGTTCTGTTAGAGCACTGGGGGCAGCCAGTCTGCAACTAGGTGGTCTCTGAGCTGCTTCAACTGCATGTTTCACTTTGCTTGGTTGTGCTTCAGTGACCATGAGCAATTTTTAGCGAAGAGCTTTTGGCTACAGGGAGgattgtgtacagtgtgtgtgtgtttgtgccaggTATCCACCCTAACTCCCCTGGCTCCTGCATACCCGgcttctctcacatacacacacaccctcaggcacacaaacaaatcacacacacacttaggcaCACTTATATAGTTACACTGGCACcttcacaaacaaatacacacacaggcctcgggcacaatgttctgtgtgtgtctatagagGTGTGTGTCGCTCACCTGGACTCCTCCAGCAGTAGAAGCAGACGACAGCGAGGGGTCTCTGTGGCAGCGATGTGGCCTAACGTCCCAAACAAACGTTCGGCAGTGATGACGTCATTCATGGTCACCTGGAGcagacacacaaataaataTGTTATTAAAATAAAACCAATCAAAGCATCACACATCAACTGCAACTTACGGTATGCGCTCAGTACTGGCCCCTGGCCCCTTGTCCAGCCGGACCCCCCGGACCCCAGACTGACGGCTCGCAACTAACTTTTTTCGTCACTGTCCCAGCACCGTCCCGGAGTGCCCAATTCACCATCACAAACTGAACTTGACCTCCCTTGTCCCAAAATTTTAattcttgtgtttttgcattttgaCATTCTGACATGGGTCTAGGTTACTTGCAACACTATTTAAGTAAGCCATACAGCTTTGGGGCTCAAGTCAATGTctgaatttcaatgtgaataTATACACAATAGAATACACCATTTTCTTGcttgttaaaaaacaaaaacatttttgaaaatcccccccccccccccggtccctATACCTCCAGCCCGTTGACCCTCTGCAAGTTGAAGTGGTGCAGGCGGTAGATGAGGAAGGAGCGCCACAGCGCTAGGCTGACCACGGGGTTGCCCTCGGGGTGGATGGTCAGCTGGTCCAGACGCCTCACCTGGGCCAGCGCTGCCAGCTGGGGCAGACGGCTGAGGTTGCTCTCTAGGAAGACGAGATGCtgcaaggagagggaggagcacaCCATCAGTCACTCCTCCTTATGAACGGTCCCAAAGGGACAAATCTCACTGGTTGTGTTCTGTGTCTCACCGCTAAATTGGGGAACTTGACTCTTATGCGTGGCAGTGTTGGCACGATGGCGTCAAAGTGGATGTAGCGGAAGGTTATGACCGTGACGGCCCCAGCTGTCTggaccccccagcctctctccagggcCTCCAGAGCCCCGGGGCCAAACAGGCGCAGCGTGTCACCGTCCAGCTCTGCCAGGTGGCTgtcggagagagacaggctctgtacGCTGGAGCCCCCGGCCTCCAGgagcctggaacacacacacacacacacactgtcagttaTCAAGGTAAGTGATGCCAACCATTCCAACTTATCTCCCCCTCCTGGCCGGCATTTATACCAAGCTTCACGGATGATCTGACCTCCCTAAACACGAAACCACCTTTGTTTACACACAATTGGGAAAAAAAGTGGGACATTAGGCAGACCAGATAACGGTTTAATCACCAGCAAGGCCAGTCTGAATGTCCCATTGATGTTCCAGCCCGGCCTAATTGCTTTCTATTCTCCCTGATCAGGGGTGGAAGTGCCCTTCCCTGATAAGGGAGCCgtgagagtggggagagggggccagTCACAGGGAGACACGATCCCCCCTCCTGAAGACCCCGGGCAGGGCCAGGCCGCTCGGCTGACACCCCGGGGGCCTGGGCATACCGGGGATCAGGTGGCTCCAGGTCGACTGCTACTCCACGCCGACCGGGGAAGTTCATAACAAACTAATCAGGGTATTCATATTTCACACCCTTTAGAATCAGGCTCTGGTtgtgcagggaggaggggggggggggggggggggttaggagaagagaaggagccAGGGGAGGCCTCGACTAAGGACCGCAAAGTAGGTAACCCTAGAGTCTTTTTGGATGGTTACAGAGAAGAGTGAGTTATACAAGGATGAAACTAATGCTACCTTAAAGGCCACATACCAAACCTTATCCCCTCGaggtgtctgtctctcactatcCTGAGAgcctttctgtctccctgtctcactctctgcaGTACATCCTTGTGAATGGAAGCCCTCTCCTGAATGAGCTGAAAACACTCATTCACTTTACCCTCTGGGTCTCTTCGGCTGTTCCACCAggactgggagtgtgtgtgcgtctgcacacgtgtgtgtgtgcacatacacCATCATCTGACAGTGAACGGCCCCAGTCTGCTCGGGGTTCAGCCATTAGTGGCTGTAAGTCTGGACTGTTATACAAATCTATTTCCCCTCCAGAGTTTTTAATAAGCACAGGGagaacctaaccctaacccaaataaCCCAGGCCAATAAACCCAGTTCCCAGGATAACGACGACATACAGTATCAACCTCTTCCAGGAAACGAGTGACTGACAAGAGTCCATCTCCATCAGGAGTGAAGCATCGGTCTGCCT
This window encodes:
- the LOC124482007 gene encoding leucine-rich repeat-containing protein 49-like; its protein translation is MRECYQVWLCCCSSASTCVRRGSRGHRQREQAALHQSPNSPRDPRLLEAGGSSVQSLSLSDSHLAELDGDTLRLFGPGALEALERGWGVQTAGAVTVITFRYIHFDAIVPTLPRIRVKFPNLAHLVFLESNLSRLPQLAALAQVRRLDQLTIHPEGNPVVSLALWRSFLIYRLHHFNLQRVNGLEVTMNDVITAERLFGTLGHIAATETPRCRLLLLLEESRKRQLQFLLDGRGRRAGLSPEELRENGRLLGEGLSRALFNYPSRDCSAESPEEGGVESSERSAVAEQYLRELVQRASDTNLKGEALHKLWPSMFTDMVRDCVLEMKDQPAFRQASLARLSQSK